cattgttttgttttaattttatgttctgCTCACCTCCCAGCAAACTGGTTGCTAGTCAGGatctgcctttatttatttagcagtAGTTCTTATCATAGTTCTTACCATGCAAAAGGTGTTTTGCTTATCATTCTGGAGGTCTGAGATATAGAAGATTTTGTTCCCACCGTCTTCTATCCGTTTAATAGCCAGTGCTCAACAAATGCTGGGCACATGTTATATGCCAGAACTATGTCAGACTAGCAATAAACACGGAAGTAAGTCAGACTATTTCTGACTTCCAGGAGCTGTcagtgggtggaggtgggaggacaGGTACACAGACCTTCACGAACAGAGGTAATAAGCCTTCCGTGACATTAGGTGTGGCCGCACCATGAAAAGAGAACCTAACTTAGCCTGGATGAAGTCAAGGGAGGCTTCCCAGAGGACTCTATGCTGAATCATCCATGACCAACAGACCTTAAAAAGCTTAAcctatttttaaggaaataggTCCTCAGTAAACAAATTCTTAAACGGAATAAAACCTAATGACATTTTTGGTGTCAAACTCCCTCGGGTTATCACAAAAGTGGCATAAGAGACAAGTAGCTCTCAGGGCTGAGGCAGCTGCCATGGTCTGAGTGTCCAGACGAGGTCATGAAGTGGGCACAGAAGGACTGGAAGAGAAAACTTCAGACAAAGAACAGAATTAACTTCTTGACCTCTCCTCAGGCTAATTTCAGGTAGAGATTTAGCTATGTTTCTCCCACCCAACCCAGCAACTACCCTCAACCACCCACCCCCACTGAGGCCCTGGATTGGCTGGTCCCCACCAGGCCTACCATCATGTCTCTGAGTCTGTGAAGATTAAACCTGTCACAACTGAATACACAGCTCTCTTGTTCCCGGCTGTCAGGTTCTCATTATTTCAACAACTATGCACTCACCCTCTTGGGCGGAGAGACAGAGTAGTTCCATCTCTACCTAGTCTCAGTCATAGGCGATTCATCCTGACCCAACTCTCTGAAATTGCTTCTTCCGGGGTGGCTAGgagtctcagtcggttaagcaggtgactcttggtttcagctcagatcatgacctcaaggttcatggggctgggctctgtgctgacagtgaggagactgcttgggattctccctccctctctctctgtccctaccctatgtgccttctctctctctgtctctctctttgtgtatgtgtgtgaatatacatatatcacacacacacacacacacacatatatatactttaaaaatatttcttttttaaaatgtttatttataaaaataaataaataaatgtttatttatttttgagaaagagagaaagcacaagtgggagaggggcagagagagagggagacacaaaatccgaagcaggctccaggctctgagctgtcagcacagaacccaaggcggggctcgaactcacgaaccgcgagatcatgacctgagccaaagttggacacttgaccgattgagccacccaggtgcccccaaaaatattaaaaaaataaaataaaaatgcttccgCCTGGATACGGAGGGCAATGCACAGAGATGTCCATAAAACACGTCCATTGTGTCATATCTGCTTGTTTCCTACAGTGTGACACTGAAGTCTATGTTGCCTTCCCCACCAGGTCGTTATCAGTACCAGAAGTGGCTCCTGGGTCATGAGCCGGGTTTGGGACAATGGCTACCCTTGGGACATGGTGTATGTTACCCGCTTTGCATCCTTTCTCCGGAATGCCCTGCCTTCATTTGTCTCTGACTGGTTATACGTGAAGAAGATGAACACGTGGTTTAAGCATGAGAACTTCGGCCTGATGCCTTTAAATGGGTACTACAAGTAACGCatattttatcacttaaaaaagCGGGGCACTCGCTTCAGTTGAACTCTTTCTCTCTAGATCTTACTTTAGCTGTCTCACTGAGGTTGTTGAGATGAAACCGAGGACTGCATGAGTGGCACAGTATACCCAGAGAGCACGTATGGGTTGAAAATCGTATTGAAATGTCTCTGGCGGGGAAGAAATATGGGAGAATACAAAAGGCCAAGGAGCGGGGCACTAGATCCCCCTGACATGACAGATTCACTTATGGTAGCTCCAAGCTAAAGCATAGAATTTTGAGGGCAGAACCGTCTCATGAATTGTTCTTTTGAGAAATACCTCATCCATGCTTGTAAGTGAATGGGGATTGCAATTTTAATACCTAGTCCTCAAGACTATTGTGGTATGCAGCAAGATAAAAACATATAAGGCATTTTGTACACTATAAAGCTTTACAGATATTGGTTCTTACTAGTCTCGGATATTCTAATACGCTTGTAAGGAGCAATTAACCAAGTGGTATTAATCGACATGTCTCAGAAAGTAGAAAACCTCAGAATGAAAGTACACACCTCTTCCACCGTGGAAAGATTGGAATGTTAACAGGACAGTCAGGAGGCATGGAACATGGAAAGCAGTGGAGATTCACAAAACTGATGTAGCCGGTAAAATTAACAagctttggtttatttatttttctgtagacacagagcctgacacctgCTAATTAGAAAGGCACTCTAAGTAGAAGAATCAGTACGTCCATAGAAAAATATTCGAGTGGCTAAGACAAGAAAGGACTCACTAAGAAATTTCATCTTGGCCCATGCTAGCAAAAATGTTtcattgtgggggggggggggtgcctggctggtgcaGTCAgcgagcatgctactcttgatctcggggctgtgagtgggagccccgtgttgggtatagagattacttgaaaataaaatccttaaaaacgTTTCAAAGAAAGGTTTCATTGTGTTAGAGAATCAGGTAAGGCAAAGTAAGAGGAAACTGTAAATTGAAATAGGAAATGCCAGGTttaagagtcagaccctcacTCCACAGCATTTATCCTACCTAGTCTGGCAGACTACTGTATCCTTAAAgataaaaccaaccaaccaaccaaccaacaaaaaacgTTGATTTCATGCATTTAAACTTATGTTTAATGTAAAAGACACTCCAAAGCCTGAGCTGATGAAGACTTTTGGTCTTGTAAGACTAACTGCAAATCATAGTCTGACTCTGCCCTTTAGACAACGAAACATACATTTGGAAATCCCTTCATTCTAAGCATGAAGCTCCCTCTCAGAAAGGGTTCCAAGTACCCTAAGGTTTTGATAACACCTTCTCACTCCTCCCTCGAGTGGGGGGAATAAAACCAGGTTTTACTGAGACCTACTTTTTGTCACCTGGTAAGGTAAGAGACAATGTTCCAGAAtgatagaggcagagaaagatatgGAAGTATACAGGCACATTCAAAGATTTATAAACTTTCTGAGTGTTTGAGATACTTGGAGGACATTCCAAAACGCCCCGAAAGGAAAGGTGAGTCAAAATGAAGAATGTCGTCGCAAAGCACATCACTCTCAGAATTTTGGCAACCAAAGTGCAGTGTTAAAGTTGTTACACTTTCTTTTAGGACCACAGCTGTGGAAAGGAAGCCACACATGACAGTGTAACAGCTCGCCACAGCCAGTTTGATTTGCTCTAATCAAAGACCTTACTTATAATAATAGTTCACGTATAATAATGACGCTTGCATGAGGCagaggcactgttttaagtgctttatgGGTAATTGTTCGTTTAGTTCTAACCATAGGAGGTAGATTCTAttgctatccccattttacacataaggaaacaaatacagagtAGTCACTAGTGAGAGATGGAGATTGATTATAAaactttctattattattttttttatctttattcatttttgaaagagagagagagtgagtgcaagcggaggaagaacaaagagagagagggagacacagaatccaaagcaggctccaggctccaagcaagctgtcagcacgcagcccgacacagggctcaaactcatgaaccgtgagatcatgacctgagccgaagtcagacacttacctgactgagccacccaggtgtctcccaGAGTCTGCATTCTTAACCACTGATTATGTCTAGGAATTAGTTTGATTGTCATCTATTTGGCCAATCTCCAAATAGTATAAGTACCCATAAGGGAATCTTCAAGTTTCAAAGGACCCAAAGAGGCAGCTCAGACAGAATTCTTAAGGATTGTTGCAggcaatagtaaaaaaaaaaagttgccacaAGAGAAGAGTTCAGAGGTCCTCACGCTAATGTTTAGCTCTTCAAATCTGGTTCCAGTGCTATGGACTGTTGCAGATATTTCTTGGAATTGGTGCATTACAGCAAAAGTCTGTCTCTTGTTTCTGAACAGTTCCCTGCGAAAAGAGCCTGTGTTCAACGATGAGCTCCCATCCCGCATCCTGTGTGGCACCGTGTCCATCAAGCCCAATGTGAAGGAGTTCACAGAGACCTCGGCTGTGTTTGAGGATGGGACTGTGTTTGAGGCCATCGACTCCATCATCTTTGCAACAGGCTATGATTATGCCTACCCCTTCCTTGATGACTCCATCATCAAAAGCAGAAACAATGAGGTCACCTTGTTTAAAGGCATCTTCCCCCCACTAATGGAGAAGCCAACCTTGGCTGTGATTGGCCTTGTCCAGTCCCTTGGGGCTGCCATCCCCACAGCTGACCTCCAGGCTCGCTGGGCTGCTAAAGTGTTTGCAAGTAGGTCGACCAttctgtcttttatccatttagtCAGTGAacgtttactgagcaccttctaTATGCCACGTACTGTCCTAGGTGCTAAGGATCTAAAGGGAACAAGACACACTCCGTGACCTTAGATAGCCTAAAATAGAGCCAGGGGGATGCTAAAATAGGGGAAGTTTTAGGATGTTTTCTGTACAGGAATATAAATCAGAGGCAGGGAGTGGCAAGAAACAGAGATGGACTAGAACACGGACGGCCTTAAAAGCTGTGTTAAAGAGCTCATAGGGAGATTGGAGGGACTATTGGAAGGAGTTTGCAAGGCTTTAAGCAAGAGAAAGACAGCAGTGGATAACTGCAATGTCAAGATACATTGTGAAGGTCAGAAGGGCCCTGGTGGATGTTGCGGGCACCCGATTGGCATCAAACTGTGTCAGAATAACAATGGCAGGCCACTCCTACTCTATGCACCtacttctcctccccctccaatCCAGACTCTAGGGTCTACAAGTATGCTTATGTAAGCAAATCAAGAACATGAGGATTACATGGAGAAAGGCAATGTCTCaaatatatagatttaatttACTTCAGTCACATTGATCATTATTAAAGTGTCTTTTTATTCAAGGGTCCGAAAACCTTGGCCAACATAGGTGTATACCTTACCTAACATACTGTCCGTAAAAACTTAGGTAATAAATTTACAGGTaatgaagaaaacattacaaTCCTAGAATGgatgttttctaaaaatgttgTGGGTAAGTAAGCTTCTATTTCAAATGTACACAAAGGATCATTATTGAAATAATCCCTGTTATGAAATCCTTTACAAGGTTGTTCCTCTGTAAAATACTTGCATTGTGTTTTCCTCTTAAAGGAACAACAGTGCCAAGTACCTGgggttttacaaaaaaaaaaaaaaaaaaaaaaaaatggctacagTTCATAAGCCCAAGAAATGTATATGAAACAAAAGgtggtatttattcattcagcaaatatttattgagcaactactatgtgccaggctccatCTTGGCACTTGGGACACAACATCAAAGCAGACAAAAATTCTAGCAAACATCTGACCACAACCGTACCAGGAGAGGTAAGGTGCTAACAATGACTGGGAAGTATTCATGCACTGTGAATGTCATAATAGCTTTCTGCCATGGTGACAAAGGCAAAAGAGCTACAGTCAGCAATCAGATGACCCCTCCACTGATAACGTATTGCAAAGCTCTAAAATTTTCTGATGCTTCCTGGCCGCAGGCTAATGCTGGAAAACCCATGCGTCCTTCCACTGTTCCATGTTAATAGGCATGTACCTTAGAGTGAAGATTACTTCTGGAGAGAATTCTTAATAAGAGGATGCAAATAAGAAGTATGAAGAAGCTGTTATGATATTAGTATACATAAAGTGTATCTAAGGCATGTTGGGGATTAGGTCCTCCAGGATgtcacagaaatgtgacattaGGTGATCTGAAGCTACAAACTTCTTTGTTGCCACTGTCTCACTGCAGGCCAGCCCTGCTATTTATAGAGGGGGGTTCATTGACTTCTCAAgtctttatttctataaattgtTATTCTACTAAAGATACCAAAGGCAGCTCCTCTTGATATAAAATCTTTTAGGGATACAGTTCATAAATACTAcaaaaaaatcaggggtgcctggatggctcagtcagttgggtgtctgacttcagctcaggtcatgatctcactgcttgtgagttcgagccctacatcgggctctatgctgacagtcagagactgaagcctgcttcggattctgtgtctccctctctctgctggccacccccactcactctctctctctctctctctctcaaaaataaataaaaacattaaaaaaataaaataaagaaatttttaaaaacactatgaaAAAATCATCATGTGTCAttatatatttctgatttttttaaatcttttttaatactTCTTTCCCCATTTCTCTTCTAGACTCATGCACCTTGCCAACTacaaatgaaatgatggatgACATTGatgagaaaatggggaaaaaactcaAGTGGTAAGAGATTGTACTTGCTAAtgaaacaaaccataagattttcctttatatgtaggaaaatgttgatatattttacaatatttttactagtcaaaattcacatttttggAACACTTGCTATGATCAAGCAGTATGAGATAGGAAAATAATAGTCATTACACGTCACCTGTAGGATAGTACAAACTACACTCTAGAGTACTTTCTCCATGGGAGTGATTTTAATCCTCAGGGAACGTTTGGCAAAGtccagagacatttttggttgtcacaagtgGGGAGGGCATGCTATTGGCATCTAATGTGTAGAAACTAAGGATGCCGCAAAGCATCCCACAATGCAGAGGACAGGcctcctaaacaaaatattatccAGCTCAAATGTCTCCAAGAAGTCCTTTCCCATCAGCCACATGTCTGCCAGCAAGTTAACTAGCTGGGAACTGAGCAGTGGCAGCACTGTAATCAGAAAACCAGATGAACCAAACTGAGTTCACCTGCCCtagtattttcttctaaaaagatattcatttcggggcacctgggtggttcagtcggttggacgtctgactttggcttaggtcatgatctcacagttcatgggttcgagccccacattggactctgcactgacacatcggagcctggaccctgctttgaattctgtctgtctctctctctctctctctgtccctcccccatttgtgctctctctctctcaaaaaataaaaagaaaataaaaaataaaagaacattccTTTCTGATTCATCCAAACATGTGTTCTCAAGTACACCATAAAGGGGATTTGTAGAAAGTCATTCAAGTGGCTAGACATCAcgtatttaaatgtattttttatgttagcTACTTCCATATAAATCAattcttttccaattttatattaaaatctgTTGGAAGAATAATTAGATAATGAATCCTATTCGGATGAAGAGGTGTCTGTGTAAGaagattctttcttctttcaagcTCTAACACATCATTCACTGAGTTCTGCCACACAGTTGCTGGCAAAGGACCTAGAGGAGAGTAGAGGTGGAAGCTTCAGACTCAACAAAATCTCTCCTGCATCTCATCCAGTTCACAGGGCAGCTCTGCGAAGTGGACACTCCTATTCACCATTCACGCAGCTCACTCTCCTTACCAGCCTTTATATTACAGGCCAATAGGAATaagaagcagggaaaggagaagCCCCAAAGCCAACCGCATTTCTTAAATGGTAGCCTGCTCTTCAGGGTTCCTAAAAGTAAATGAGGCCATGCCCCAAAAATCTAACACTGGGGCAGATCCCAAGCAAGGTCATGTAAAGAATAATCATGTGTTAAAGAATAAACTAAGTTGATCCGTCACCTTGGCATCCTGGGGTCCTTTCACTCCAGGCCACAGAAGACCAAATGACATCAAATTTAGATAGAGgttaggaaggaggaaaaaaaatgaatcaacacaTTTATAGCCACAGAACAAATGATAAACTCATTGTTGTGGAAAAAGGGAGGAATGGGATAATCCTGGAGCTGCTGACTAAAATGCTATTTTCTGAGCTAGAAAATAAGAAATTCGTGCTTTATTTACTGTGCCCCTCATTCCcatatgttcttttctttcctcaggtTTGGCCAGAGCCAGACTTTGCAGACAGATTACATCACGTACATGGACGAGCTGGGCTCCTTCATAGGAGCCAAGCCTAACATACCATGGCTCTTCCTGACTGACCCCCAGCTGGCCTTGGAGGTGTACTTTGGTCCCTGCAGCCCATACCAGTTTCGACTGATGGGACCAGGGAAGTGGGATGGAGCCAGAAATGCCATCCTGACCCAATGGGACAGGACAGTAAAGCCAACCAGGATGAGAGCTGTAGGGAAAGCTCAGAGACCCCAACACTTTTATAATTTGCTCAGAATTCTTTCATTCTCAGTGCTTTTGCTAGCCGTTTGGcttacattttattaatgagaAAGTCCTTTACATCTCAGAGTTTAGCCTAGAAGTTTAATTATTCAGATATGTATGTAGCTTAATTAtaggtatatacacatatgcatacataaaatCTCAGAGCTGCTCTTTGCTTTCCTGCAGATGTAAAAATTAATTCTGGCCCATTTGACtcaaaggctaaaaaaaaaaaatggaaaatactcGGGCTTTCCTTTTCTGATGAGAATCTATACTCTAAAAAGGCTTTTCACATGCTGAATGGGCAAATTTGGAGATGCTTGAGATGAGGAAGAAGGGGGATGAAGGAGAGTGAGCACAGGTTTGCAGGATGAACAAAGTTTAATAAATTTCTTAAGGGTGTTTCATCATAGGCAGAGATGACATCACAACAATGTTGAATCTTTCAACCCAtgacatggtatatctttccatttacttagacCTTTAATTGCactcagcagtgttttgtagttttttgtgTATAGATCTTACCCATCTTAGGTCAGATTTATCCTAAGTATTCCATATTTTTGGATGTTATGATAAATGgtagtttaacattttttaatttcctgttgtTTATTGCTAACATATAGAAATGCGatcatttgttcttttgttgAATCATCTGTAacttttttgtagattccataATGCTTCCTACGTAAATAATCACATTGTCTAAAAATAAAGATAGCTTTACTTCTCCAATTTCATCTTGgatgtcttttatctttttcttgacTTATTGCACTGAAACTCCAGTataatattgaatagaagtggtgagatgagacatccttgccttgttcctgatcttaggaatAAAGCATTGAGTCTTTTAccactaagtatgatgttagctatagatATTTCATAAATACCCTTTATTAAGTTGAGGAAGcttccttctattcctaattAGGATTTTTGCATGATGGATAtttatctgtttggttttttttttgtaatattttgtctTGGTTTGTATCAATGTAATGACAGTCCCATAGAATGAATAGGAGAGTATTCTTCCTCttaaattttctggaagagtttgtctA
Above is a window of Neofelis nebulosa isolate mNeoNeb1 chromosome 15, mNeoNeb1.pri, whole genome shotgun sequence DNA encoding:
- the LOC131495603 gene encoding putative dimethylaniline monooxygenase [N-oxide-forming] 6 isoform X1, whose protein sequence is MGKRVAIIGAGVSGLASIRCCLEEGLEPTCFERSNDIGGLWKFLDHAEEGRASIYQSVFTNSSKEMMCFPDFPYPDDYPNYMHHSKLQEYIKTFAQKKNLLRYIQFETLVSSIKKCPSFLVTGQWEVVSEKDGKQESTIFDAIMICSGHHVYPNLPTDSFPGLHQFQGHYLHSRDYKDPDTFKGKRILVIGLGNSGSDIAVELSRLATQVVISTRSGSWVMSRVWDNGYPWDMVYVTRFASFLRNALPSFVSDWLYVKKMNTWFKHENFGLMPLNGSLRKEPVFNDELPSRILCGTVSIKPNVKEFTETSAVFEDGTVFEAIDSIIFATGYDYAYPFLDDSIIKSRNNEVTLFKGIFPPLMEKPTLAVIGLVQSLGAAIPTADLQARWAAKVFANSCTLPTTNEMMDDIDEKMGKKLKWFGQSQTLQTDYITYMDELGSFIGAKPNIPWLFLTDPQLALEVYFGPCSPYQFRLMGPGKWDGARNAILTQWDRTVKPTRMRAVGKAQRPQHFYNLLRILSFSVLLLAVWLTFY
- the LOC131495603 gene encoding putative dimethylaniline monooxygenase [N-oxide-forming] 6 isoform X2; the protein is MMKWQDVIQVLRLLVSCVSSDHAEEGRASIYQSVFTNSSKEMMCFPDFPYPDDYPNYMHHSKLQEYIKTFAQKKNLLRYIQFETLVSSIKKCPSFLVTGQWEVVSEKDGKQESTIFDAIMICSGHHVYPNLPTDSFPGLHQFQGHYLHSRDYKDPDTFKGKRILVIGLGNSGSDIAVELSRLATQVVISTRSGSWVMSRVWDNGYPWDMVYVTRFASFLRNALPSFVSDWLYVKKMNTWFKHENFGLMPLNGSLRKEPVFNDELPSRILCGTVSIKPNVKEFTETSAVFEDGTVFEAIDSIIFATGYDYAYPFLDDSIIKSRNNEVTLFKGIFPPLMEKPTLAVIGLVQSLGAAIPTADLQARWAAKVFANSCTLPTTNEMMDDIDEKMGKKLKWFGQSQTLQTDYITYMDELGSFIGAKPNIPWLFLTDPQLALEVYFGPCSPYQFRLMGPGKWDGARNAILTQWDRTVKPTRMRAVGKAQRPQHFYNLLRILSFSVLLLAVWLTFY